In Leptodactylus fuscus isolate aLepFus1 chromosome 2, aLepFus1.hap2, whole genome shotgun sequence, one genomic interval encodes:
- the LOC142194026 gene encoding DNA damage-regulated autophagy modulator protein 1-like: MEIRGLAFLPILWSIWMLLGLSTLFAVTVILGHETHPYISATAARLPESVIYTVVFMVSSILGAGIVLLQYKFMIIRTEPSEKRHLIGQRILLAIGWISCIGSALNAVFPVNVNLTAHDIGSGLGFGCADIFNLCQAILLYKRSFSSRRMCHIRLALTSVTSVLMLFFSGVMSSFYLHLIPDNHKQVISDAGMVVEWVQMFCLVIQQLTNYTDFQHLSLRLSREGVSISLREPAQDPENP; encoded by the exons ATGGAAATCCGGGGTTTGGCGTTCCTGCCTATCCTGTGGTCCATATGGATGCTATTGGGTCTCAGTACCCTGTTTGCCGTAACGGTAATATTAGGGCATGAAACACATCCGTACATCAG TGCGACAGCAGCTCGGCTGCCCGAGTCCGTGATCTACACGGTGGTCTTCATGGTGTCTTCCATTCTGG GAGCTGGCATCGTTCTCCTCCAATACAAGTTCATGATAATTCGGACTGAACCATCGGAGAagcgacatctcataggccagcgAATACTACTCGCCATAGGATGGATATCCTGTATTGGGTCCGCCCTGAATGCTGTATTTCCG GTGAATGTCAACCTTACAGCTCACGATATTGGCTCAGGACTCGGTTTTGGATGTGCTGACATTTTCAACTTATGTCAAGCGATTCTCCTGTATAAGAGGTCCTTCAGCAGTCGGCGAATGTGCCATATtagactggctctgacctcggtgACATCTGTACTAATGCTATTCT TCAGTGGAGTCATGTCCAGTTTTTACCTCCATCTAATCCCTGACAACCATAAGCAG GTCATCTCTGATGCAGGCATGGTGGTCGAGTGGGTTCAGATGTTCTGCCTCGTAATTCAACAACTGACCAATTATACAGATTTCCAG CATTTATCTTTAAGGTTGTCCCGAGAAGGTGTCTCCATCAGCCTGAGAGAACCAGCCCAGGACCCTGAAAACCCCTAA